A window of Bradyrhizobium sp. AZCC 1719 genomic DNA:
TTTGTTCCCCCTGCCGCCGCGACCTTCACGCAACCCAAAGGTGAACGCAAGTCTGCTCACCTCGATCGGCTTGGTTATTGTTAATCGGACGCAATCCCCTTATTGGCTGCGGCTTCCCTGCAGGGGGCCCCGGCCCCGCCTCGGCGGTCACTTTTTGAGCCCATCCGTGGCATAGTCACAGCAACCGATTCGCTGCCGCGCGCTGCGCGCAACATCTAAAGAGCCATGTCCAAGTCATTGAAATCAGCTACAAAATCAAAACCCGCCAGCGACCTCTTTGGGGCAGAGTCGAAGAGTCGCGCGGCGCCCAAGGCCGCGTCGCGCGGAACGAGCGCCGAGGCTGGCTATACCGCGGCCGACATCGAGGTGCTGGAAGGATTGGAACCGGTGCGCCGCCGCCCCGGCATGTACATCGGCGGCACGGACGAAAAGGCGCTGCACCACCTGTTCGCCGAAGTCATCGACAACGCCATGGACGAAGCGCTCGCAGGGCATGCCTCTTTCATCGAGGTGGAACTGAGCGCCGATGGCTTTCTCACCGTCACCGATAATGGCCGCGGCATCCCGGTCGATCCGCATCCGAAGTTTCCGAAGAAGTCCGCGCTCGAAGTCATCATGTGCACGCTGCATTCCGGCGGCAAGTTCGACTCCAAGGTCTACGAGACCTCGGGCGGCCTGCACGGCGTCGGCGTCTCCGTGGTCAACGCCCTCTCCTCGCGGCTCGAGGTCGAAGTCGCGCGCAGCCAAAAGCTCTACCGGATGAGTTTTGAGCGCGGCCACCCCAAGGGCAAGCTCGAGGACCTCGGCAAGATCAACAACCGCCGCGGCACCCGCATCCGCTTCAAGCCGGACGCCGACATCTTCGGCGCCAAGGCGGCCTTCAAGCCGCAGCGCCTGTTCAAGATGACGCGCTCGAAAGCCTACCTGTTCGGCGGCGTCGAAATCCGCTGGCGCTGCGATCCCGCACTGCTGAAGGGCATCGAGGATGTGCCGGCCGAGGACAGTTTCCACTTCCCGGGCGGCCTGAAGGATTATCTCGGCGCCGCGATTCACGCCGACACGCTGGTGCACCCGGATATCTTCTCCGGCAAGTCGGGGCGGAACGGCGCCCATGGCGCCTGCGAATGGGCAGTCGCCTGGACGGCCGATGCCGACGGCTTCCTCTCCTCCTACTGCAACACCGTGCCGACGCCGGATGGCGGCACCCACGAATCCGGCCTGCGCAGCGCAATGCTGCGCGGCCTGAAAGACCACGCCGAGCGTATCGGCCAGGGCAAGCGCGCCGCGCCCGTCACGTCGGAAGACGTCATGGTGGGGGCTGCGGTGATGCTGTCCGTGTTCGTGCGCGAGCCGGAATTCCAGGGCCAGACCAAGGATCGTCTCGCCACCGCAGAGGCCCAGAAGATCGTCGAGCAGGCGATCAAGGATCCGTTCGACCACTGGCTGTCGGGCAATCCGCTGCAGGCCAACAAGCTCCTCGATTTCGTCGTCGAGCGCGCCGACGAGCGGCTGCGCCGCCGTGCCGAGAAGGAGATCTCGCGCAAGACGGCCGTGAAGAAGCTGCGCCTGCCCGGCAAGCTTTCCGACTGCACCAACAGCGCTCAGGAAGGCTCGGAACTCTTCATCGTCGAGGGTGACTCGGCCGGCGGCAGCGCCAAACAGGCGCGCGACCGCAAGACCCAGGCCGTGCTCCCCCTGCGCGGAAAAATCCTCAACGTCGCTTCCGCCGGCAAGGACAAGCTGACGCAGAACGCGCAGCTCTCCGATCTCATGCAGGCGATCGGCTGCGGCACCGGCGCGCATTATCGCGAAGAGGATCTGCGCTATTCGCGCATCATCATCATGACGGACGCCGACGTCGACGGCGCGCATATCGCGTCATTGCTGATCACGTTCTTCTATCGCCAGACGCCGCGTCTGATCGACGAAGGCCATCTCTATCTGGCGGTGCCGCCGCTCTATAAGCTGACCCACGGTAGCAAGTCGGTCTATGCCCGCGACGATGCACATAAGGAAGCGCTGCTGAAGAGCGAGTTCAACGCCAACGCCAAGGTCGAGGTGAACCGCTTCAAAGGCCTCGGCGAGATGATGCCGGCCCAGCTCAAGGAAACCACCATGGACCCGGCCAAGCGCACGATGCTCCGCGTGGTGCTGCTGGCCGACGACCGCGAAGGCACGGCTGATTCCGTCGAGCGGCTGATGGGAACCAAGGCCGAGGCCAGATTCGCCTTCATCTCCGACAAGGCGGAGTTCGCCAGCGACGAGCTGCTGGACGTCTGAATCTCATCAGAACAGGCGATTTTCCGGCGATTTCCGGCCTATTTGGTCGGTCCATTGCCGGAATCTGCCCGTTTTTCTGGCTTTTGCCGGTCATTCCTTTTCGGCCCAGTGTGCTTCCCCCGCAACAGCAATTTGGCCGGAACTGCGTATAGTCACGCTACTGGATTTTGGGAATCGGCGCTCGCGCACCTCTAGAGCGGTGGCGCACCTAGGGTAAGGGACTTGAAAATGAAAAAGGTACTGCTCGCTCTGACCGCGGTGGCGGCAATGACTGGATCGGCCGTTGCGGCTGACCTCGGGGCCCGTCCCTATGCCAAGGCTCCTGCGCCGGTCGCCCCCGTTTATAACTGGACCGGCTTCTACATTTTCGGCGGCGCCGGCGGCGGACTGTGGGCTGCTGACACGACCACCCAGGTTACCGCGACCGGCGCTTGCATCCTCTGCACCAATCAGCGCCAGGGTGGCTCGGGCTGGTACGGGACGGTCGGTGCCGGCTACGACTGGCAAGTCAATCCCACATGGGTTGTCGGCGTATTCGGTGACGGCCAGTTTGGCAGCATCAAGGGCACCATCCAGGATCAGGGTCCGTTCTGGGCCGGCGACATCAAGATGGAGAGCGCCTGGGCTGCGGGCGTCCGGGTCGGCCTGCTCGTTGCTCCGAACGTTCTCTCCTACGTGAACGCCGGCTATTCCGGCTCCGATTGGTCCGGCACCACCCTTGTCTCCACCTTCAACGGAGCTCCGGTCGGCACTCACACTGACGGCTTCACACGTCATGGCTGGTTTGTCGGCGGTGGTGTCGAAAACAATCTGAACATCTTTGGCATCAGCGCTCCCGGCTGGTTCATGAAGACCGAATACCGTTCGGCTTTCTATGACCGGAAGGCGATCAATGAACTGGTCGACGGGACCAATGCGTTTGTTGGTCGCGACATCACCTTCAAGCCCTGGGTTCAGACCATCAGCACCTCGCTGGTTTACCGCTTCAACTGGAGCGGCGCTCCGGTCTCCGCCAGGTACTGATCGGCAAACACCGGTCTCGGCCAATCAACAACTCAAAAGCCCCGGCATCGCCCGGGGCTTTTTTGTTGCCCGGCGCGGGACCCGAACCAAGCAACCGGGGCACGAGGCCTCCGCTTAACGATCATTCTCTCTCAGTTCCCTGGCCACCGCCGCCTTCAGCGACCGATAGGTCCGCCGCAGCCGGCACTCGAGCTCGGACCAGTCCTGATCCGTCATCGCCTGCCCGCGCGCGTCGCGGTAGGCCATCGCCCCGGCGCGGCCGATACCGAAGATCAGCAGCGACGGCTCGTCCGGCCGCTTGCCGTAGGTGATGGCGGCCACGCGGGCAACCGTCACGCCGTACTGCGCGGGGCCCACGGCCTCGCGCCTTGCCTGCCACCAATCGAGCTCGAGACGCGCGGCCTCCTCGACGTCGAAGCCGCCGGGTGCAGCCGATGCGAGCAAACGGTAGTAGGTCACGAGCGCGGGCAGCGCGGCGTTGGCGGCCTCGCGGGAGCGCGTCGGCTGGAAGGCTTTCGCGGCCCTGGCCGCCGCAAATGCGATCCGAAAGCTATCGAGCGGCGAGAAGCCGAATTGCGTCCGCGACAGCTCGTAGAGGTGATAGAACAGCGCGGGATAGCGCTTGTCGTAATAGTCGCGCCACATCGCGGTTTCGAGCCGCGCGATTTCAGCCGAATCGAAGGCGCGCAAATCAGCGTTCCGCGGCCACGACACATAGGCGCCGACGGCAAAGAGAATCAACGCGAGCGCTAGACAGATCATTCGGCAGCTCATGAGGATCCTTGGCGATGCCGCAACTTCCGGCCTTGCGAAGCCGGCCGGCTTTCTATTCGATCGGAAGCTACGGCCGCCGCCGACAATGGTTTCCTGCGGTGGCCCGACGACACGACCGAAGACAAAGCCGCGCCGCGTCCCCGCGGCATAGCGGCAGGAGGGAGGAAGCCATGGCCAGATCCCTTTCGATCATCGGCTTTCTGGCGCTTGCGATCGGCCTGTTGTGGATCGGACAGGGCACCGGCGCGATCCCTTGGCCGTCATCGAGCTTCATGATCAATCAGTTGCAATGGGCCGGATATGGCGCCGTGCTCGGCGCCGTCGGCCTGATCCTCATCTGGCTAGGCAACCGGTAGATTCGTAGGGTGGGCAAAGCGACTTGTCCGCCGTAGCTCAACGAGCGAAGGCGGAAGCGTGCCCACCGCCCTTCACTCGTTCTGAAAATGGTGGGCACGGCGCGAAGCGCGCCTTTGCCCACCTTACGAAAACCAAAAGCAAACGGACAACTCACATGACCACAAAACTCTTCGACCTCTCCGGCAAGGTAGCCATTGTTACCGGCGGCAATGGCGGCATCGGGCTCGGCATGGCCCGGGGCCTCGCAGAGGCCGGCGCGGCGATTGCCGTGGTGGGCCGCAACGAAGCGAAGTCGGCCGACGCGGTCGCGGAATTGACGAAAGGCGGCGCCAGGGCGATTGCGGTTGCGGCTGATGTCACCGACAAGGCGGCAGTCGCTGCGATGACCGAGCGCGTCGTCCGCGATCTCGGCCGCATCGATATCCTCGTCAACAATGCCGGCATCAACATCCGCAAGCCGCCGCATGCGCTTGATATCACCGAATGGAACAGCGTGATCCAAACCAACCTCACCAGCGCCTTCCTGTGCTCGCAGGCGGTCTATCCGGCGATGAAAGCGGCCGGCGGCGGCAAGATCATCAATATCGGCTCGATGATGTCGATCTTCGGCGCCAGCTTCACGCCGGCCTATGCCGCGAGCAAGGGCGGCATCGTGCAGTTCACCCGCTCCTGCGCCTGCGCCTGGGCAGCCGACAACATCCAGGCCAACGCCGTGCTGCCGGGCTGGATCGACACCGACCTCACCAAGCGCGCCCGCCAGGAGATCGGCGGCCTGCACGACCGCGTGCTGGCGCGCACCCCCGCGGCGCGCTGGGGCGGGATAGACGACTTTGCGGGAATCGCCGTCTTCCTTGCCTCGCCCGCCTCTGACTTCGTCACCGGCACGGCGATTCCCGTCGACGGCGGGTATTCCGTTATGGGGTAGCGGCTTCCTCGTTAGGCTGCGCTTAACGCCCACGCAAATACCTGCCGGGCACTTAAGACACACGCTACCGCCTGAAATCGTCGAAATCCCGACGTTTTGCCCGTTACGAGGCGAAAAGCGGCAGCCTAACGGCGATGTCTAGGTGTGGAAGTGACGAAGGCCTGCCACTGTGGCGTGCGGGTGACAGCATTTCCAGAAGTTCCCGGTTACAACGTGACCAGAATCAAACACTCACGTCACTTGGTTGTATTGGGGAGAATTATGAAGAAGATTGCCCTCGCCGCCGCCGCCCTGGCCATCGGCACCGTAAACGCATCCGCCGCCGATCTGGCCGCTCGGCCCTACACCAAGGCGCCCGCGCCGATCGCCGCCGTCTATAACTGGACCGGCTTCTACATCGGCGCACAGGCCGGTTACGCCTGGGGTGACAACAGCACCCGTGAGTTCATCACCGCTACGGGCCTGCCCACCGCCTTCAATCGGGGCTTCAACACTGATGGCTTCGTTGGCGGTGGTCACATCGGCTACAACTGGCAGGTCGGTCAGTTCGTCTTCGGTCTCGAAGGCGACCTTGAAGGCGCCGACATCAACGGCGGTTATCGCTTGGCGAATCTCAACGGCACGGACTTTCGGCTGGATGCTCAGGCCTCTATCCGTGGCCGTCTCGGTGTGGCCTTCAACAACTCGCTGCTCTACGTGACCGGCGGTGCGGCCTGGGCGGATATGGAGCACACTTACGTCTTCGCGAACACCCTCTTTGAAACCCACTCCACCACCCGCACCGGCTGGACCGTGGGCGCAGGCTGGGAATACGGCTTCACGCCGAACTGGTCGGCCCGTCTTGAGTATCGCTACACCGATTTCGGCACTTTCCGGAACGCCTCTGTCTTCTCGTTCCCCGGATTCTCGTATGAACACGATCCGGTGTTTCACACGGTGCGTGGCGGTATCAGCTATCGCTTCGGCGGCCCGGTCGTCGCCAGGTACTGATCCGGTTACCTGACAGCCCTCGACAGCTCAAAGCCCCGGCATCGTCCGGGGCTTTTTGTTGCGCCCTGCACGCCGGCCCGCGTACTGCAGCGTGGGGGATCGGCCGTCAGCCGCGGACCGGCGACTGCACATGCTCGGGCTGCACGCCCACGCCTACAAACCGCGCCGTGATGCCTTGCAACCAGGGCACCGCGGTGACCAGCCGCATGACAAACGGGACCTTCAGGGGCTGGTTGCCCGGCTTCAGCGCCGCATTCACGATGTTGTTCTGCACGACGACCTGCATCCGCTGCGTCATCTTTACCGGGAATTCGCGGCGCCGGCGCACCGCGTCGAGTTCGTCTTCGGACGGGCAGCCGCTTACCAGCTTCGACGCCAGCAGATTCGCCGTCGCCACGGCATCCTGAACCGCGAGGTTGACGCCGACGCCGCCGATCGGCGACATCGCATGCGCGGCGTCGCCGATGCACAATAGCCCCGGCCGCGTCCAGCGCTTCAGCCGGTTGACCGCAACCGTCAACAGCTTGACGTCGTCCCAGCTCTTCACCTCGGCAAGTCCCGGTTTCAGGACCGGCGCCATGCGCGCGATGTCGTCGAGCAGCGCGGGCAGTCCGCTCGCCTTGACCGCGTCGTATTGTCCTTTGGGAATGACGAACGCGCATTGCCAATAGTCGCCGCGGTCGAAGGTCACCATCATCTTGCCGGGATCGACCCGGGCAAACAGGCTCTCGTTTTCGTTCTCTCGCTTGCCGGCGCGAAACCACAAGACATCCATCGGCGCGCCGATTTCCTCGACCTCAAGGCCGGCGCGTTCGCGCACCAGCGAATGGCGTCCGTCGCAAGCAATGGTCAAGTCGGCCTCGATATCGATGATGCCATCCGGCGTCTTCGCCTTCACGCCCGTGACGCGCTCGCCGTCGCGAACGAGATCGATTGCTTCCGTCGACATCATCACCTTGAGCGATGCGAACCGCTTGCCGCTTTCGCGCAGGAAATTGAGAAAATCCCACTGCGGCATGAAGGCGATGAAGGGATATTTGACGTCAAGCCTGCTCAGGTCGGCGAGCCGCACCGTTTCCCCGCCGAACATGCCTTGCATCTTCTGCAAGCGCTGGTGCGGCAGTTTCAGGAAGCCGTCGATCAGCCCGAGTTCGTCCATCACCTGCAGCGTCGAGGGATGCACGGTGTCGCCGCGAAAATCGCGAAAGAAGTCGGCGTGCTTCTCCAGCACCACGACATCGATGCCGGCGCGGCCCAGCAGATACCCGAGCATCATTCCGGCCGGCCCGCCGCCGACGATGCAGCAACGTACTTTCATCGCTCGCTCCTGTCGCCGGTTTTCCCGGCTCGAGGCAGCATCGATCATCTGCCAAGCATCGGCAATACACGCTCGTCGCAATGACGTGGAAAGGCCGCGGCGTACTGGATGCCCCGCATGCGCGGGGCATGACGTCGAAGACGGCGGGCCTCGCGTCCGCTACCGCCTAAAACTCTTGATCTCGGAGACGCTGCCGTCGCGATAGGTCAATTCCACCGAAACCGATCTGGTCGCCGGCGCGAGCTTCAAATAGGGCTGCGCGTCGCGCGGAATGGCGATGGGATCACGAGTGTCACAAGGTGGCATTTTCAGCACCTTGTCGGGCACCGCACTGTCGATGCCGAGGCGCACTTCGCGGATCGCGCAGCGGTATGACATCAGGTGCGTATAGTAGACCAGAAGCCCGTTGTACTCGCGGAACGACAGCCAGCTCGTCGCGGTCATATCGAGGATCTTGCGCTGGTCGCGGATCAGTGCGGCTTCGGGATCGAACCTGATCGGAAACGGCCCCTGCAACTCGCCATTGGTGTCGACATAGCGCACCTGGATGACGGCCGCCGGTGCATCGGCCGGCAGCTCGACCGACGGGTTGGGCATCCGCTTGCGGGTACGCGGATCGAGCGTATCCATGAAGCCGGTCTCGCGGAAATCGCCGCTGTCGCCGATCCGCCATGAAATACCGAGCGTCGGATCGGCGATCGAGAACACCACGGTCCAGCCGCCATTGTGGCGCGAGAACATCGCGATCGGCGCGTTCACGGAATCGTTCTGCGGCTGCAGGCGCTGTACCGGAGGCAAAGCTGCAAGCTTTTGCAGCGGCTCGGCGGGCTTCGCCGCCTCAGGCTGGGCCTTCGCCAAACCATTCAGGAAAACGTCGTCGACCATCTGGTCGAAGTAAACCGGGATCTGCTTATGGCGGACGGTCTCTGCGAGTTCGCTGACCGCGCGCCGCGTGCGTTGCGCGACCTGCACGAGATTGACGCCGGGCTGCGTGATCTCCTTGGCGAAGGTTCGCGTGAACACCGAATTGGGATTGGCGTCGTCATTGGAAAGCCGGTCGAGCGCGGTCTGCCGCGGCCCGGCCGAGAAGATCGAGAACACGCCTTCCGGCAATTGCGTCATCGGCGCGAGACCGCCGCCGCCGGCAACCGCACGCGTGCCGGCGCGCTCGAACGGATTGTTGCGGCAGGCATCGAACACCAGGATGGCGGTGCGCACCTTCCGGTTCTGCATCCGCTCGATGATGCGGTCGGCGAGGATCGAGGCATCGCGCACGAGTTCTTCCTGGCCTTCGGTCGCCGCCGGCACGTCGGTCGGCAGCAGGAAATTCTGGCCCGCGATTTCAAAACCGTGGCCGGCATAGAAGAAGAACGCCGTATCGCCGGCGTCGACCGCCTTGTCGAACGCCAGCAACGTCTGGCTGAATGCCTGCCGGTTCTGGTTTTCCGCCACCATCACCGTGAAGCCGAGCTGCTTGAGCGTATCGCCCATGGTGCGGGCGTCGTTGACCGCCTTCTGCAGCTTGGGCACGTTCCGGTAGTCGTTGTTGCCGACCACCAGCGCGACACGCTTTTCCGCCTGCGCAGGCGCGGCAAAGGTCGCGACGCAAGTTGCAAGGCTTGTCACCGCAAGCAGTTTGAAAAGCCAGCCCTTCATGGAATTCCCCCTGCGCACGATTCGTCCTGGTTTGGCCCGTGCGAAGCCGTTTCATGCCATAGTCGGCAGGCTATTGCCCATGGTTCAACAGCTTCGTTCGATGGGAATGAGATGGCTCGATTTGACGGCCAAATGACGGTTTTTGCCGTTATTTGTGCGAAAACATTAAGCTTTTTGGGCTTCAATGCCGGTTCCTAGATTGACTTTGGCCATTTCGACCCTATGTTCGCGCTCAACGCGGCCTTGGATCGAAACGCGATTCCTTAGGTTAGCCGCTCGTCTGCGTAAGTCAGAGCCCCCAGCTTTTCAAAAGCGCGCCGTTTCGGGGCAAAACGCGACAGCCTTTTTACCTTCGATTCCGAACGGCGGTGTCGACTAGAGGCTCAATGTCTTTTTCCCATCTCGGACTTTCCGATAAGGTCCTCGCCGCAGTTGCGGCTTCCGGTTACACCACCCCTACTCCCATCCAGGAACAGGCGATCCCCCCCGTTCTGGCCCGCCGCGACGTCCTCGGCATCGCCCAGACCGGCACCGGCAAAACCGCCGCCTTCGTCCTGCCCATGCTCACTTTGCTGGAAAAGGGCCGCGCCAGGGCACGGATGCCCCGCACCCTGATCCTCGAACCGACCCGCGAACTTGCGGCACAGGTGAAAGAGAATTTCGACAAGTATGGCGCTGGCCAGAAACTCAACGTCGCGCTTTTGATCGGCGGCGTCTCGTTCGGCGACCAGGATTCCAAGCTGACCCGTGGTGTCGACGTCCTGATCGCAACTCCGGGCCGGCTGCTCGACCACACCGAGCGCGGCGGCCTCCTGCTCACCGGCGTCGAACTGCTGGTCATCGACGAAGCCGACCGCATGCTGGACATGGGCTTCATCCCCGATATCGAACGCATCTGCAAGCTGGTGCCGTTCACGCGCCAGACCCTGTTCTTCACCGCGACGATGCCGCCGGAAATCAGCCGCATCAGCGAAACTTTTCTGCACAACCCTGAACGAATCGAAGTCTCGCGGCCGGCAACTACGGCGACCGGCGTGTCGCAGTTCAAGGTCACCGGCGGCCGTGAGCCGCACCAGAAGCGCGAACTCCTTCGCCGCCTGT
This region includes:
- a CDS encoding caspase family protein is translated as MKGWLFKLLAVTSLATCVATFAAPAQAEKRVALVVGNNDYRNVPKLQKAVNDARTMGDTLKQLGFTVMVAENQNRQAFSQTLLAFDKAVDAGDTAFFFYAGHGFEIAGQNFLLPTDVPAATEGQEELVRDASILADRIIERMQNRKVRTAILVFDACRNNPFERAGTRAVAGGGGLAPMTQLPEGVFSIFSAGPRQTALDRLSNDDANPNSVFTRTFAKEITQPGVNLVQVAQRTRRAVSELAETVRHKQIPVYFDQMVDDVFLNGLAKAQPEAAKPAEPLQKLAALPPVQRLQPQNDSVNAPIAMFSRHNGGWTVVFSIADPTLGISWRIGDSGDFRETGFMDTLDPRTRKRMPNPSVELPADAPAAVIQVRYVDTNGELQGPFPIRFDPEAALIRDQRKILDMTATSWLSFREYNGLLVYYTHLMSYRCAIREVRLGIDSAVPDKVLKMPPCDTRDPIAIPRDAQPYLKLAPATRSVSVELTYRDGSVSEIKSFRR
- a CDS encoding outer membrane protein, whose product is MKKVLLALTAVAAMTGSAVAADLGARPYAKAPAPVAPVYNWTGFYIFGGAGGGLWAADTTTQVTATGACILCTNQRQGGSGWYGTVGAGYDWQVNPTWVVGVFGDGQFGSIKGTIQDQGPFWAGDIKMESAWAAGVRVGLLVAPNVLSYVNAGYSGSDWSGTTLVSTFNGAPVGTHTDGFTRHGWFVGGGVENNLNIFGISAPGWFMKTEYRSAFYDRKAINELVDGTNAFVGRDITFKPWVQTISTSLVYRFNWSGAPVSARY
- the parE gene encoding DNA topoisomerase IV subunit B; translated protein: MSKSLKSATKSKPASDLFGAESKSRAAPKAASRGTSAEAGYTAADIEVLEGLEPVRRRPGMYIGGTDEKALHHLFAEVIDNAMDEALAGHASFIEVELSADGFLTVTDNGRGIPVDPHPKFPKKSALEVIMCTLHSGGKFDSKVYETSGGLHGVGVSVVNALSSRLEVEVARSQKLYRMSFERGHPKGKLEDLGKINNRRGTRIRFKPDADIFGAKAAFKPQRLFKMTRSKAYLFGGVEIRWRCDPALLKGIEDVPAEDSFHFPGGLKDYLGAAIHADTLVHPDIFSGKSGRNGAHGACEWAVAWTADADGFLSSYCNTVPTPDGGTHESGLRSAMLRGLKDHAERIGQGKRAAPVTSEDVMVGAAVMLSVFVREPEFQGQTKDRLATAEAQKIVEQAIKDPFDHWLSGNPLQANKLLDFVVERADERLRRRAEKEISRKTAVKKLRLPGKLSDCTNSAQEGSELFIVEGDSAGGSAKQARDRKTQAVLPLRGKILNVASAGKDKLTQNAQLSDLMQAIGCGTGAHYREEDLRYSRIIIMTDADVDGAHIASLLITFFYRQTPRLIDEGHLYLAVPPLYKLTHGSKSVYARDDAHKEALLKSEFNANAKVEVNRFKGLGEMMPAQLKETTMDPAKRTMLRVVLLADDREGTADSVERLMGTKAEARFAFISDKAEFASDELLDV
- a CDS encoding FAD-dependent oxidoreductase, whose product is MKVRCCIVGGGPAGMMLGYLLGRAGIDVVVLEKHADFFRDFRGDTVHPSTLQVMDELGLIDGFLKLPHQRLQKMQGMFGGETVRLADLSRLDVKYPFIAFMPQWDFLNFLRESGKRFASLKVMMSTEAIDLVRDGERVTGVKAKTPDGIIDIEADLTIACDGRHSLVRERAGLEVEEIGAPMDVLWFRAGKRENENESLFARVDPGKMMVTFDRGDYWQCAFVIPKGQYDAVKASGLPALLDDIARMAPVLKPGLAEVKSWDDVKLLTVAVNRLKRWTRPGLLCIGDAAHAMSPIGGVGVNLAVQDAVATANLLASKLVSGCPSEDELDAVRRRREFPVKMTQRMQVVVQNNIVNAALKPGNQPLKVPFVMRLVTAVPWLQGITARFVGVGVQPEHVQSPVRG
- a CDS encoding outer membrane protein; amino-acid sequence: MKKIALAAAALAIGTVNASAADLAARPYTKAPAPIAAVYNWTGFYIGAQAGYAWGDNSTREFITATGLPTAFNRGFNTDGFVGGGHIGYNWQVGQFVFGLEGDLEGADINGGYRLANLNGTDFRLDAQASIRGRLGVAFNNSLLYVTGGAAWADMEHTYVFANTLFETHSTTRTGWTVGAGWEYGFTPNWSARLEYRYTDFGTFRNASVFSFPGFSYEHDPVFHTVRGGISYRFGGPVVARY
- a CDS encoding SDR family NAD(P)-dependent oxidoreductase — translated: MTTKLFDLSGKVAIVTGGNGGIGLGMARGLAEAGAAIAVVGRNEAKSADAVAELTKGGARAIAVAADVTDKAAVAAMTERVVRDLGRIDILVNNAGINIRKPPHALDITEWNSVIQTNLTSAFLCSQAVYPAMKAAGGGKIINIGSMMSIFGASFTPAYAASKGGIVQFTRSCACAWAADNIQANAVLPGWIDTDLTKRARQEIGGLHDRVLARTPAARWGGIDDFAGIAVFLASPASDFVTGTAIPVDGGYSVMG